In Naumovozyma dairenensis CBS 421 chromosome 2, complete genome, the following are encoded in one genomic region:
- the RCH1 gene encoding Rch1p (similar to Saccharomyces cerevisiae YMR034C; ancestral locus Anc_2.594) — protein sequence MKPKMLSILENNKNFKIFWNHKITNYLKAQWFFYCLAIFIVIARFAPNFAKDGGLIKGQYSIGYGCVAWIFLQSGLSMKTKKLMANMSNWRAHLIILMLSFLITSSIAYGLCCAIKAANDKKIDDWVLIGIILTTTCPTTVASNVIMTTNAGGNDLLCVCEVFIGNLLGAFITPALVQLYTGRAPFQYGNPATGDGIGALYGRVMKQVGLSVFLPLFVGQVIQNVFSKITEKYLAFLKKYHLKIGSYMLLLIMFSTFSTAFDQKAFSSVSHVCIVFICFFNLGLYLFFTGITYLCARPWFILKLFPTEPIPGESSKLYYYSYKIFRPFYYNKRDAICIMFCGPAKTAALGVSLITSQYGDKKEHLGKLLVPLVLYQGEQVLTASIFVGIFKKWVRDELEEEEEEDVGDGTNNDTKLTEPDLEKGIITSEDCERQLQLRQQEQQEQENKHELRLSRIDSHVSSSLTSSSTTGKRSDTNPTDQSSEYQK from the coding sequence ATGAAACCGAAAATGTTATccattttggaaaacaataaaaactTTAAAATTTTTTGGAACCATAAAATAACAAACTATTTAAAGGCCCAATGGTTCTTTTATTGTCTAGCAATATTCATAGTCATAGCGAGATTTGCTCCGAATTTTGCAAAAGACGGTGGTTTAATCAAGGGACAATATTCCATCGGTTACGGTTGTGTCGCATGGATTTTCCTACAAAGTGGTCTAAGTATGAAaactaaaaaattaatggCAAACATGTCGAATTGGAGAGctcatttgataatattaatgttaAGTTTCCTCATTACATCATCGATAGCGTATGGTCTTTGTTGTGCTATTAAAGCTgcaaatgataaaaaaatcGATGATTGGGTACTTATTGGCATAATATTAACGACAACATGCCCGACTACTGTTGCGTCCAATGTTATAATGACTACAAATGCAGGTGGTAATGACCTTTTATGTGTTTGTGAAGTCTTTATTGGTAATCTATTGGGTGCATTTATCACACCTGCTTTAGTTCAATTATATACTGGTAGGGCACCATTTCAATATGGTAATCCAGCAACAGGAGATGGGATTGGTGCATTATATGGACGTGTTATGAAACAAGTTGGACTTTCTGTATTTCTACCATTATTTGTTGGCCAAGTAATTCAAAACGTTTTCTCAAAGATTACTGAGAAATATTTAGCAttcttaaagaaatatcatttgaaaattggTTCGTATATGTTACTATTAATTATGTTTAGTACATTCTCCACAGCATTCGATCAAAAGGCCTTCAGCAGTGTTTCTCACGTTTGTATCGtgtttatttgtttcttcaacCTTGGGTTATATTTGTTCTTCACAGGTATAACGTATTTATGTGCAAGACCATGgtttattttgaaattgttcCCAACTGAACCAATACCTGGTGAATCTTccaaattatattattattcttataaGATCTTTAGAccattttattataataagaGAGATGCCATTTGTATCATGTTTTGTGGACCTGCGAAGACAGCAGCATTGGGTGTTTCATTAATTACTTCCCAATATGGTGATAAAAAGGAACATTTGGGGAAATTATTAGTACCGTTAGTATTGTATCAAGGTGAGCAAGTCCTTACTGCAAGTATATTTGTTGGtattttcaagaaatggGTCAGagatgaattagaagaagaagaagaagaagatgttgGTGATGGAACTAACAATGATACAAAATTGACAGAACCAGATTTAGAAAAGGGGATAATAACGTCAGAGGATTGCGAAAGACAATTACAGTTACgacaacaagaacaacaagaacaagaaaataaacatgAATTAAGACTTTCACGTATTGACTCTCATGTATCGTCATCATtgacttcttcttctactaCAGGGAAACGTTCTGATACTAATCCTACAGACCAAAGTTCGGAATATCAAAAGTAA
- the HOF1 gene encoding formin-binding protein HOF1 (similar to Saccharomyces cerevisiae HOF1 (YMR032W); ancestral locus Anc_2.591), whose protein sequence is MTYDFETCFWDKDDKGVNVLLSHISAGIKSCDTMITFFKQKCEIEKDYARRVGAINEKLNKDLKINVEFGQLAESFNLLYETEVSKAQSHSKQSELIYRQIFNDLKDFTSELQARYTTLSGKIEGLRLDKFNKMKGCEDLTQRLEKAEIRVRDLQLNQNNIIGSKRVEQNKRDLIKWESNTQEIKNQLSLLKQEYKASKKYWLHEWAGLTIEFQRMETARISFLQSKLQQYLQTATETSLLEQTKMEILNNKLMNFASNDDISKFSSEYGTGRLKKEKRSKNRETSSHTNHTVKDTTQLRNSTQPKRNSLNISNISNSKRESYIDNIRTLSSQIQESVNSKPKITQNLNNLMYQSLQEKPLPIPVEKTTINGQKSITDNDDNNNRPATQITETIKLRQDQLSKDTPRAYKEIVIDLEEESEKEKEKEKEKEEEIIKNNKMSILPYNKASRHTNSLTSTEIESNSVSPSASTSSGSNPTDFTTHVKNKQSIDSMTTSVSTMASTIDDSQRFAKSWNSMNRKRKSISYLQSLSNSTSPTSSSSSPPIDRRSTFLEQQQQQEEVKTNEQELRNVSSTNSIRINPNIRQSQNIEKVPDPYRQSLISGHSESIQRKDPQTDTLGKGQINDNGIIITLPLTTRNGEHVIKYAKALYPLMTDQTSTEVINFDTNDYILINEVINENWFRGEVYDNDRIPEDRRSGLIPFNFIRLLS, encoded by the coding sequence ATGACGTACGATTTCGAAACTTGCTTTTGGGATAAAGATGACAAAGGTGTCAATGTATTACTATCACATATATCTGCAGGTATAAAATCGTGTGATACCATGATTACTTTCTTTAAACAGAAAtgtgaaattgaaaaagattaTGCAAGAAGAGTTGGTGcaatcaatgaaaaattgaataaagatttgaaaattaatgTAGAATTTGGTCAATTAGctgaatcatttaatttattatatgagACTGAAGTCTCCAAGGCACAATCTCATTCTAAACAAAGTGAGTTGATTTATAGACAAATTTTTAAcgatttgaaagatttcaCTAGTGAATTGCAAGCAAGGTATACTACATTAAGTGGGAAAATTGAAGGTTTGAGGTTggataaatttaataaaatgaaaGGTTGTGAAGATCTTACACAAAGATTAGAAAAAGCAGAGATTAGAGTAAGGGATTTAcaattgaatcaaaataatattattggatCGAAAAGAGTGgaacaaaataaaaggGATTTAATTAAATGGGAATCAAATActcaagaaattaaaaatcaattatcccttttgaaacaagaatataaagCTTCTAAAAAATATTGGCTTCATGAATGGGCTGGATTAACTATTGAATTCCAAAGAATGGAAACTGCTagaatttcatttttacaATCTAAATTACAACAATATTTACAAACGGCAACGGAAACAAGTTTATTAGAACAAACtaaaatggaaatattaaataataaattaatgaatttcGCTTccaatgatgatatttcaaaattttcaagtGAATATGGGACAGGTAGattgaaaaaggaaaaacgTTCAAAAAATAGAGAAACAAGTTCCCATACTAATCATACTGTTAAAGATACTACTCAACTGAGGAACTCAACCCAACCTAAAAGGAATTCGCTAAACATATCTAACATCAGCAACTCTAAAAGAGAATCctatattgataatatcaGAACACTTTCTTctcaaattcaagaaagtGTTAATAGTAAACCTAAAATTACACAAAATCTGAATAATCTAATGTATCAATCATTGCAAGAAAAACCATTACCAATTCCTGTggaaaaaacaacaataaatggtcaaaaatcaataacagataatgatgataataataatagacCAGCAACGCAAATTACTGAAACGATAAAACTAAGACAGGACCAACTTTCGAAAGATACACCTAGAGcatataaagaaattgtaattgatctcgaagaagaaagtgaGAAAGAGAAGGAGAAGGAGAAGGAGAAGGAGgaagaaataattaaaaataacaaaatgTCAATATTACCATATAATAAAGCAAGTAGACATACAAACTCTCTCACATCAACTGAGATTGAATCAAATTCTGTATCACCTTCAGCTTCCACTTCATCTGGATCAAATCCAACAGATTTTACAACACATGtgaaaaacaaacaaagtATTGATTCAATGACCACATCTGTAAGTACAATGGCATCAACTATTGATGATTCTCAACGATTTGCTAAATCATGGAATTCGATGAataggaaaagaaaatcaatcAGTTATCTACAATCTCTATCGAATTCAACTTCGCCtacttcttcatcttcatcccCTCCTATCGATAGAAGGAGTACCTTCCttgaacaacaacaacaacaagaagaagtaaAGAcaaatgaacaagaacTCAGAAATGTCAGTAGTACAAATTCAATCAGAATAAATCCAAACATAAGACAATCTCAAAACATTGAAAAAGTTCCTGACCCATATAGACAATCATTAATATCAGGTCATTCTGAATCAATACAGAGAAAAGACCCCCAGACTGATACATTGGGAAAAGGCCagattaatgataatggtataataataacgttACCATTGACAACGAGGAATGGTGAGCATGTTATCAAATATGCAAAAGCGTTATATCCATTGATGACAGATCAAACAAGTACGGAAGTTATAAATTTCGATACAAATGATTATATCTTAATTAATGAagttattaatgaaaattggTTTAGAGGTGAAGtttatgataatgatagaATACCTGAAGATCGTCGTTCTGGATTAATACCCTTCAATTTTATTCGTTTGTTATCGTGA